A genomic stretch from Komagataeibacter xylinus includes:
- a CDS encoding porin, with protein sequence MSAGKLARIGAVVVMASGGASLVCVDDAWADDYSELLDILKAKGSLTQGEYRGLLAHHLQHVHEAATSAARTQQYVPAARHMGTTAAHAPMRTAMGQAVQPPGQIEIGGNGMDPDYVLAQAQQAAASAQASAASAESTWLAAQHSMGLGGGMSLVRMEKYVPGKGLTFKAGPIDINLSGFINGFYTYNSPAGGMPVAGGVSTGSSGFDSSALRNGLLPAGLILKLSTTQNGIDLAAVMGMYPGINNAKNGAFNANTGGSPVGLGTAGIDFRQVYVTAGNKKWGTFKIGRDLGIFGGDAILDDATLLSVGSTGSNSAPGNTSLGRIGVGYVYADWIPQISYQSPTIKGFQGTIGILQPLDEFDFSGADGNGNAYSAASTQHSSPMIQGKVTYDFKIGGLSARIWASFLTQHQQDLTVSKTTTVTTQLLEADGVTAFPYSTTSTADVSVIPGQKHGVTAEAGEIGTKLTYGPAQFVGYYYRGSGLGTTGLFFDGVASNGRKRASEGYYVQMMYNFTKKFKLVGSYGVSNLYLAPGEKDPDLVRRNESEVGAAYYKMTDWLNLVAEYAHTSSAAHGPYKESDNSASGGMILLF encoded by the coding sequence ATGTCGGCAGGAAAATTGGCGCGTATTGGCGCGGTGGTTGTTATGGCAAGCGGAGGGGCGTCGCTTGTCTGCGTCGATGACGCATGGGCTGACGATTATAGTGAACTTCTCGATATCCTGAAGGCGAAGGGCAGCCTGACGCAGGGTGAATATCGCGGCCTGCTCGCCCATCACCTGCAGCATGTGCACGAGGCCGCAACCAGTGCGGCCCGCACGCAGCAATACGTGCCCGCCGCGCGCCACATGGGCACGACAGCCGCCCATGCGCCCATGCGCACCGCGATGGGCCAGGCGGTCCAGCCCCCCGGCCAGATCGAGATTGGCGGCAACGGCATGGATCCCGACTATGTTCTTGCCCAGGCGCAGCAGGCAGCGGCCAGCGCGCAGGCCAGCGCGGCCTCGGCTGAGTCCACCTGGCTTGCCGCCCAGCATTCCATGGGCCTTGGCGGCGGCATGTCGCTTGTGCGGATGGAAAAATACGTGCCCGGCAAGGGCCTGACCTTCAAGGCCGGGCCGATCGACATCAACCTGTCGGGCTTCATCAACGGTTTCTATACCTATAACAGCCCTGCTGGCGGCATGCCGGTGGCTGGTGGTGTCTCGACGGGGTCGAGCGGGTTCGATTCCTCGGCGCTGCGTAACGGCCTGCTGCCCGCGGGCCTGATTCTCAAGCTCTCGACCACGCAGAACGGCATCGACCTTGCCGCCGTGATGGGCATGTATCCCGGCATCAACAATGCCAAGAACGGCGCCTTCAACGCCAATACCGGCGGCAGCCCGGTGGGCCTTGGCACGGCCGGCATCGATTTTCGTCAGGTTTACGTGACGGCGGGCAACAAGAAATGGGGCACGTTCAAGATTGGTCGTGACCTTGGCATCTTTGGTGGCGACGCCATCCTTGATGACGCCACGCTGCTCAGCGTGGGCTCGACCGGCAGCAACTCGGCGCCGGGCAACACCTCGCTTGGCCGTATTGGCGTCGGTTATGTCTATGCCGACTGGATTCCGCAGATTTCCTACCAGTCGCCCACCATCAAGGGCTTCCAGGGCACGATCGGCATCCTGCAGCCGCTTGATGAGTTCGATTTCTCGGGCGCGGATGGCAATGGCAATGCCTATTCGGCAGCCTCCACGCAGCACAGCTCGCCCATGATCCAGGGCAAGGTGACATATGACTTCAAGATTGGCGGCCTGAGTGCCCGCATCTGGGCCAGCTTCCTGACGCAGCACCAGCAGGACCTGACGGTCAGCAAGACGACAACGGTCACCACCCAATTACTTGAAGCAGATGGCGTAACGGCATTTCCCTACTCTACTACCAGTACTGCGGATGTTTCCGTCATTCCGGGCCAGAAGCATGGTGTCACGGCGGAAGCGGGCGAAATCGGCACGAAGCTGACCTATGGCCCGGCGCAGTTTGTGGGCTACTACTATCGCGGCAGCGGCCTTGGCACGACCGGCCTGTTCTTTGATGGCGTGGCCAGTAACGGCCGCAAGCGCGCATCGGAAGGCTACTATGTCCAGATGATGTATAACTTCACCAAGAAGTTCAAACTCGTGGGCAGCTATGGTGTCAGTAACCTGTATCTGGCACCGGGCGAGAAAGATCCTGACCTCGTGCGCCGCAACGAATCCGAAGTGGGTGCTGCTTACTACAAGATGACCGACTGGCTGAACCTTGTGGCCGAATACGCCCATACCAGTTCCGCAGCCCACGGCCCCTACAAGGAAAGCGACAACAGTGCCTCGGGTGGTATGATCCTGCTGTTCTGA
- a CDS encoding DUF2721 domain-containing protein, with protein MSPFPGLVPDESVDGVAHLIQTALTPVFMLSGIGTLLNMFNTRLARVSDHIETVRDKLENADDKGSNSAAVLLRRLTHLHYRTLLLDAAILFGGVGGASACGSAFALFLGSVRDSAIAWWLVLMFGNALVCTVIALGMFLGDSIVAWHGLRVTTFLPHKQEMLESQVD; from the coding sequence GTGTCGCCTTTTCCCGGCCTTGTGCCTGATGAATCTGTTGATGGCGTTGCCCATCTGATCCAGACGGCGCTGACGCCGGTGTTCATGCTGTCAGGCATCGGCACGTTGCTCAACATGTTCAACACGCGGCTTGCACGGGTCAGCGATCATATCGAGACCGTGCGCGACAAGCTGGAAAATGCCGATGACAAGGGCAGCAACAGCGCCGCCGTGCTGCTGCGCCGGCTGACCCACCTGCATTACCGCACCCTGCTGCTTGATGCCGCCATACTGTTTGGCGGGGTGGGCGGCGCTTCGGCCTGCGGGTCGGCTTTCGCGCTCTTTCTGGGCAGCGTGCGTGACTCTGCCATAGCGTGGTGGCTGGTGCTCATGTTTGGCAATGCGCTGGTGTGCACGGTCATTGCGCTGGGCATGTTTTTAGGTGACAGCATCGTTGCGTGGCATGGCCTGCGCGTGACCACCTTCCTGCCGCACAAGCAGGAAATGCTTGAAAGCCAGGTAGACTGA
- a CDS encoding ABC transporter substrate-binding protein, protein MIAIVACMLMTRPALAAGQQVTVVLDWFLNADHASLLAAQYSGAFTRHGLDVKLIAPADPGSPPRLVAAGQADLAVSYQAQLGMLADQDIPLVRVGTLIDTPLNVLITGADIHGLADLKGKTIGISMPGVDDASLDAMLHSVGLGVNDVRQVNVNFQLEQALISHAVDGVIGAVRTYELLDLQQKGIRVSAFYPEEHGVPISDELIFLAARAHGHDAWVKAFMEALAEGTNTLINHPDAILAQAIHDHPELDTPLNRAAWQATLPRLCKQPALLNRPRYEAFAAFLHAHGLMTHDIALGQYALDPFSAAAP, encoded by the coding sequence ATGATAGCCATTGTGGCCTGTATGCTCATGACCCGCCCTGCCCTGGCTGCGGGGCAACAGGTCACGGTCGTGCTGGACTGGTTCCTCAATGCCGACCATGCCAGCCTTCTGGCCGCGCAGTACAGCGGGGCGTTTACCCGCCACGGGCTGGATGTCAAACTCATTGCCCCTGCCGATCCCGGCTCGCCCCCGCGCCTCGTCGCGGCGGGGCAGGCTGACCTTGCCGTGTCCTATCAGGCGCAGCTTGGCATGCTGGCTGACCAAGATATTCCGCTGGTGCGCGTGGGCACGCTGATCGACACGCCGCTGAACGTGCTGATTACTGGCGCTGATATTCACGGCCTTGCAGACCTGAAAGGCAAAACCATCGGCATTTCCATGCCAGGCGTGGATGATGCCTCGCTTGACGCCATGCTGCATTCGGTGGGCCTTGGTGTGAATGATGTCAGGCAGGTGAATGTCAATTTCCAGCTTGAACAGGCCCTGATCAGCCATGCGGTAGATGGCGTGATCGGTGCCGTGCGCACCTATGAACTGCTCGACCTGCAGCAGAAGGGGATCAGGGTTTCGGCCTTCTACCCCGAGGAACACGGCGTGCCGATCTCCGATGAACTGATCTTTCTCGCCGCGCGCGCCCATGGGCATGATGCCTGGGTCAAAGCCTTCATGGAGGCGCTGGCCGAGGGCACGAACACGCTTATCAATCACCCCGACGCCATTCTGGCGCAGGCCATTCATGACCATCCGGAACTCGACACGCCGCTCAACCGCGCGGCCTGGCAGGCCACGCTGCCGCGCCTGTGCAAGCAGCCTGCCCTGCTCAACCGGCCGCGCTACGAGGCCTTCGCCGCCTTCCTGCACGCCCATGGGCTGATGACGCATGACATTGCGTTAGGGCAGTACGCGCTCGATCCGTTCAGTGCTGCCGCGCCCTGA
- a CDS encoding cytochrome b N-terminal domain-containing protein, whose product MSGPSLPEHSPPPAQPASGGVLSWIDRRLPVISGFRKEYIDFLMPANLNALWNFGAILTAVLVLMLATGIFLAMNYTPTASGAFASVEMIERQLPGGWMLRAMHMTGASLFMAALYIHLFRGLYYGSYKQPREILWLSGLGLLLMVMVTAFAGYVLPWGQMSYWGADVAGKAVGAVPSIGPTLEHIMEGSDTLGDIFIHRFFVLHFLMAFAIVAVVALHVAALHVSGPNNPSGRPVPAKESVPFHPYYTTKDLTGLVLFALVFVALAFLWPDLLSEPENYRPANPMHTPADIEPEWYFLPFYGLLQSVPSKFGGLLAAAGSILILFIVPWLDRSPIRSARERPACRIGMAGLVIAFVMMGLVGRHHAEGGWMIAGRIAALYYFSYFLVLLPLCARREMSQPSA is encoded by the coding sequence ATGAGCGGGCCCAGCCTCCCCGAACACAGCCCCCCCCCTGCGCAGCCTGCATCGGGTGGCGTCCTTTCATGGATTGACCGCAGGCTTCCCGTCATCAGCGGGTTTCGCAAGGAATATATCGATTTCCTTATGCCCGCGAACCTCAACGCGCTGTGGAATTTCGGGGCGATCCTGACTGCGGTGCTGGTGCTCATGCTGGCCACCGGCATCTTCCTGGCCATGAACTACACGCCCACGGCCAGCGGGGCCTTCGCCTCGGTCGAGATGATCGAGCGCCAGCTCCCCGGCGGGTGGATGCTGCGCGCGATGCACATGACGGGGGCAAGCCTGTTCATGGCAGCGCTTTATATCCACCTCTTCCGGGGGCTGTATTACGGCTCGTACAAGCAGCCGCGCGAGATTTTGTGGCTCAGCGGGCTGGGGCTGCTGCTCATGGTCATGGTCACGGCGTTTGCGGGCTATGTGCTGCCATGGGGACAGATGTCGTACTGGGGCGCTGACGTGGCGGGCAAGGCGGTGGGCGCCGTACCATCGATCGGCCCCACGCTTGAACACATCATGGAAGGCAGCGACACGCTGGGGGATATCTTCATCCACCGCTTCTTCGTACTGCACTTCCTCATGGCGTTCGCGATCGTGGCGGTGGTGGCGCTGCATGTGGCAGCGCTCCATGTCAGCGGGCCGAACAACCCCAGCGGCCGGCCCGTGCCCGCGAAGGAAAGCGTGCCCTTCCACCCCTATTACACCACCAAGGACCTGACCGGGCTCGTACTGTTCGCGCTGGTGTTCGTGGCCCTTGCCTTCCTGTGGCCCGACCTGCTGAGCGAGCCGGAAAACTACCGCCCCGCCAACCCCATGCACACGCCTGCCGATATCGAACCGGAATGGTATTTCCTGCCGTTTTACGGGCTGCTGCAATCCGTGCCCTCCAAATTCGGCGGGCTGCTGGCGGCGGCGGGCTCCATCCTCATCCTGTTCATCGTGCCGTGGCTTGACCGCTCGCCCATCCGCTCGGCACGCGAACGCCCGGCCTGCCGCATTGGCATGGCGGGGCTGGTCATCGCCTTCGTGATGATGGGGCTGGTCGGCCGCCACCATGCCGAAGGGGGCTGGATGATCGCAGGACGGATCGCGGCCCTTTACTACTTCAGCTACTTCCTCGTGCTGCTGCCGCTGTGCGCGCGGCGTGAAATGAGCCAGCCCAGCGCATAA
- a CDS encoding efflux RND transporter permease subunit, with protein MNLCRVFILRPVATTLMALAILLSGVFAYRLLPVGDLPNIAVPVIYVMATQPGASPQQMASSVTTPLERRLGQVAGVSSIESDSSQDSAFILLIFNESTNIDAAANDVEAALRAARADMPATLQSQPQYWKANPSDNPILILALTSDTQPVSELYDIAKTRLQPLLSQVQGVGWVEIAGSSAPAVRVDINPWPLFKYGLGFEDIRSALASANANTPKGIIENDTTRIMLATNDQARTAAQYRDLVIGYRDTRPVRLSDVATVRNGVENERQIGYLNGHQAVMAIIRPRAGANVIRVIDDIKARIPALRTALPRGVTLSPVMDRSITIRASLADTKWTLLASVVLVVGVVLAFLRTMRSTLIPAITVPISLAGTLALMAVFGFSLDILSLMALTIATGFVVDDAIVVLENIARHMEAGLSRREAALKGSREIGFTVLSITISLVAVFLPLLLLAGTPGKVFFEFSMTLAITVTVSLLLALSLTPMMCSLFLEVGEIAPLPPTAPWWRRWPRQAGDTLEVGYGHLLRFYERTLDVALRHHVLTALTLPASLAVMIGVIVLMPKGILPKEDVAMVMSFFRADQTTSFPAMKEKIRAISNALSTDPDTEEVVAFSGDTNIEGQAFAQLHDRAKRRDTIDDMITRVHERLAAIPGLDMSLFSAGDISGGGGRQKEGAYRYQLTSDNADDLYKWAPILTAALRKNPVLRDVTTDVMNNGAAIHADIIRDLAARYLITPQLVSNTLYDAFGQRTASNISTSLTTYHVVMEVADAYRTSPEILNSMRISTSGGSAGGGTVSNTVRARAATTTQASRSTQLSQQSFRNQIANRLAGGTGASNGSAVSSSTETMIPLSDVARLEPKVTPITVSHQDGFVSAAISFDLAPGMALSDASAAIADTMIRLHVPPSIHGGFSGQAAQFRSAIINEVLIFIAALVTIYVTLGILYESYIHPLTIMSTLPSAGVGAVLALWALGQEFSLITMIGMILLVGIVKKNAILIVDFALHAERDRNMDPASAIREACIQRFRPILMTSLAAALGAVPLITNSGYGMEMRRPLGITVVGGLMMSQLLTLYTTPVIYLYMERIRLGTRRLGQRLRARMRL; from the coding sequence GTGAACCTGTGCCGCGTTTTCATCCTGCGCCCGGTAGCGACCACGCTCATGGCGCTGGCCATCCTGCTTTCGGGCGTGTTTGCCTACAGGCTGCTGCCGGTGGGCGACCTGCCCAACATCGCGGTGCCGGTCATCTATGTCATGGCGACACAGCCCGGTGCCTCGCCACAGCAGATGGCCAGTTCCGTCACCACCCCGCTCGAGCGCAGGCTGGGGCAGGTGGCGGGAGTGAGTTCGATCGAATCGGATTCAAGCCAGGACAGCGCCTTCATCCTGCTCATCTTCAATGAATCGACCAATATCGACGCCGCCGCCAATGATGTGGAGGCCGCCCTGCGCGCCGCCCGCGCCGACATGCCCGCAACCCTGCAGTCCCAGCCGCAGTACTGGAAGGCCAACCCCTCCGACAACCCGATCCTGATCCTGGCCCTGACATCGGACACGCAGCCGGTATCGGAGCTGTACGACATTGCCAAGACACGCCTGCAGCCCCTGCTTTCGCAGGTGCAGGGTGTGGGGTGGGTCGAGATCGCGGGCAGTTCCGCGCCCGCCGTGCGGGTGGACATCAACCCGTGGCCTCTGTTCAAATACGGGCTGGGGTTCGAGGATATCCGCTCGGCGCTGGCCTCGGCCAATGCCAACACGCCCAAGGGCATCATCGAAAACGACACCACGCGCATCATGCTGGCCACCAATGATCAGGCCCGCACCGCCGCCCAGTACCGTGACCTTGTGATCGGCTACCGCGACACCCGCCCCGTGCGGCTGAGCGATGTCGCCACCGTGCGCAACGGCGTGGAGAACGAGCGCCAGATCGGCTACCTCAACGGGCACCAGGCGGTCATGGCCATCATCCGCCCGCGCGCGGGGGCCAATGTCATCCGCGTGATCGATGACATCAAGGCCCGCATCCCCGCCCTGCGCACGGCGCTGCCGCGCGGGGTGACACTGAGCCCGGTCATGGACCGCTCCATCACAATCCGCGCATCCCTCGCCGATACCAAATGGACGCTGCTGGCCTCGGTCGTGCTGGTGGTGGGCGTGGTGCTGGCCTTCCTGCGCACGATGCGCTCGACGCTGATCCCGGCCATTACCGTGCCCATCTCGCTCGCGGGCACGCTGGCGCTGATGGCGGTGTTCGGCTTCTCGCTCGATATTCTCTCGCTCATGGCGCTGACCATCGCCACGGGCTTCGTGGTGGATGACGCCATCGTGGTGCTGGAAAACATCGCCCGCCACATGGAGGCCGGACTGAGCCGGCGCGAGGCGGCGCTGAAGGGCTCGCGCGAGATCGGGTTCACGGTGCTGTCCATCACCATCTCGCTGGTGGCGGTATTCCTGCCGCTGCTTTTGCTGGCGGGCACGCCGGGCAAGGTATTCTTCGAGTTTTCCATGACGCTGGCCATCACGGTCACGGTGTCGCTGCTGCTCGCCCTCAGCCTCACCCCCATGATGTGCAGCCTGTTCCTTGAAGTGGGCGAGATCGCCCCCCTGCCCCCCACGGCACCGTGGTGGCGCCGGTGGCCGCGCCAGGCGGGCGATACGCTTGAGGTGGGCTACGGGCACCTGCTGCGCTTTTACGAACGCACGCTTGACGTCGCACTCCGCCACCATGTGCTCACCGCCCTGACCCTGCCGGCAAGCCTTGCGGTGATGATCGGCGTGATCGTGCTCATGCCCAAGGGCATCCTGCCCAAGGAGGACGTGGCCATGGTCATGAGCTTCTTCCGCGCTGACCAGACCACCTCCTTCCCCGCCATGAAGGAGAAGATCCGCGCCATCAGCAACGCGCTCTCGACCGACCCGGACACGGAGGAAGTCGTGGCCTTTTCCGGCGATACCAACATCGAGGGACAGGCCTTCGCGCAGTTGCATGACCGCGCAAAGCGCCGCGACACCATAGATGACATGATCACGCGCGTGCATGAGCGCCTTGCCGCCATACCGGGGCTGGACATGTCGCTGTTCTCGGCTGGTGACATCAGCGGTGGCGGCGGGCGGCAGAAGGAGGGCGCCTACCGCTACCAGCTGACCAGCGACAACGCCGATGACCTGTATAAATGGGCCCCGATCCTGACCGCGGCACTGCGCAAGAACCCGGTGCTGCGTGATGTCACCACCGATGTGATGAACAATGGCGCCGCAATCCATGCCGACATCATCCGCGACCTTGCCGCGCGTTACCTGATTACGCCGCAACTGGTCAGCAACACGCTGTATGATGCCTTTGGCCAGCGCACGGCCTCGAACATATCCACCTCGCTCACCACCTATCATGTCGTGATGGAGGTGGCGGATGCGTACCGCACCAGCCCCGAGATCCTCAATTCCATGCGCATTTCCACCTCCGGCGGGAGTGCTGGCGGTGGCACGGTGTCAAACACGGTGCGCGCGCGCGCGGCCACCACCACGCAGGCCAGCCGCAGCACGCAGCTCAGCCAGCAGTCCTTCCGCAACCAGATCGCCAACCGGCTGGCAGGCGGCACCGGGGCCTCGAACGGGTCGGCCGTCTCATCAAGCACCGAGACCATGATCCCGCTCTCCGATGTGGCGCGCCTTGAGCCAAAGGTCACGCCCATCACCGTCTCGCATCAGGACGGGTTCGTCTCGGCGGCCATCTCCTTCGACCTTGCACCCGGCATGGCGCTGAGCGATGCCTCGGCCGCCATTGCGGACACCATGATCCGGCTGCATGTGCCGCCCTCCATCCATGGGGGCTTCAGCGGGCAGGCCGCGCAGTTCAGATCTGCCATCATCAACGAGGTGCTGATCTTCATCGCGGCCCTTGTCACGATCTACGTGACCTTGGGCATATTGTATGAAAGCTACATCCACCCGCTGACCATCATGTCCACCCTGCCCTCGGCGGGGGTGGGAGCGGTACTTGCGCTTTGGGCACTGGGGCAGGAGTTCTCGCTCATCACCATGATCGGGATGATCCTGCTCGTGGGCATCGTGAAGAAGAACGCCATCCTGATCGTGGATTTTGCACTGCATGCCGAGCGTGACCGGAACATGGACCCCGCCTCCGCCATACGCGAGGCGTGCATCCAGCGCTTCCGCCCCATTCTCATGACCTCGCTTGCCGCAGCCCTTGGCGCCGTGCCGCTGATCACCAATAGCGGCTACGGCATGGAAATGCGCCGCCCGCTGGGCATTACGGTGGTGGGCGGGCTGATGATGAGCCAGTTGCTGACACTTTACACCACGCCGGTCATCTATCTGTACATGGAGCGCATCCGCTTGGGAACGCGGCGACTGGGCCAGCGCCTGCGCGCGCGGATGCGGTTATAG
- a CDS encoding SDR family oxidoreductase has translation MKQDSILITGASSGIGRGLALALARPGRTLHLGGRNVRNLEAVATACIARGADARIRVQDVRDAGGMEEWITNAGTLDLVFAGAGITASTRGGADAPYEPDAQIRRMFDTNVDGVLNTVLPALHVMRGQPRGTDGVRGRICAMASVAGLVSFPGTPSYCASKAAVDRFMVATGANMKRAGIVMTSVSCGFVATPMTAQNSFHMPGLTQTNDAVRAILSGIARGRRRIAFPWWLAAGSRFMDLLPISIAEHYYFRQPAGQAGTMPETGLTPDAAPSS, from the coding sequence ATGAAACAGGATTCGATACTCATCACAGGCGCCTCGTCCGGAATCGGGCGCGGTCTCGCCCTTGCCCTCGCGCGCCCTGGCCGCACGCTGCACCTTGGCGGGCGCAATGTCCGCAACCTCGAGGCCGTGGCCACCGCCTGCATCGCACGCGGGGCGGATGCCCGCATCCGGGTGCAGGACGTGCGCGACGCGGGTGGCATGGAAGAGTGGATCACGAACGCCGGCACGCTCGACCTCGTGTTCGCGGGTGCGGGCATTACCGCCTCGACCCGGGGAGGGGCGGACGCGCCCTATGAGCCCGATGCCCAGATCCGCCGCATGTTCGACACCAATGTCGATGGCGTGCTGAACACCGTGCTGCCCGCGCTGCACGTCATGCGCGGCCAGCCGCGCGGCACGGACGGGGTGCGCGGGCGCATCTGCGCCATGGCCTCGGTGGCGGGACTGGTGTCGTTTCCCGGCACGCCGTCCTACTGTGCCTCAAAGGCGGCGGTGGACCGCTTCATGGTGGCGACGGGGGCGAACATGAAGCGCGCGGGCATTGTCATGACCAGTGTCAGCTGCGGGTTCGTAGCCACCCCAATGACCGCGCAGAACAGCTTTCACATGCCCGGCCTGACCCAGACGAATGATGCCGTGCGCGCCATCCTGTCCGGCATTGCGCGCGGCAGGCGGCGCATTGCTTTCCCGTGGTGGCTGGCGGCGGGCTCGCGCTTCATGGACCTGCTGCCCATCTCGATTGCCGAGCACTACTACTTCCGCCAGCCTGCGGGCCAGGCAGGCACCATGCCCGAAACCGGGCTGACGCCGGACGCTGCCCCATCTTCATGA
- the gmk gene encoding guanylate kinase, which translates to MSQPATPSRPTPAVPVRRRGVCLVISAPSGAGKSTIANALRASEPQLLHSVSVTTRQPRPGESDGVHYHFRSMDEFKRMAETGEMLEWATVFGRGYGTPRAPVEQALADGRDMVFDIDWQGHRQIREALPDDVISLFVLPPSIEELERRLNGRASDEADEIARRMQAARDEISHWNEFDHVIINSDLDQAIAEARAVLVAARLERHRQVGLIDLVASFGV; encoded by the coding sequence ATGAGCCAGCCCGCCACCCCCTCCCGCCCAACCCCAGCGGTGCCGGTCAGGCGCAGGGGGGTCTGCCTGGTCATTTCCGCTCCGTCGGGTGCGGGCAAGTCCACCATTGCCAATGCCCTGCGCGCCTCCGAGCCGCAACTGCTGCACTCGGTCTCGGTCACCACGCGCCAGCCCCGCCCCGGAGAGAGCGATGGCGTGCATTACCATTTTCGCAGCATGGATGAATTCAAGCGCATGGCCGAGACTGGCGAGATGCTGGAATGGGCCACCGTGTTCGGCCGTGGCTACGGCACGCCGCGCGCCCCGGTCGAGCAGGCGCTTGCCGATGGGCGCGACATGGTGTTCGACATTGACTGGCAGGGCCACCGCCAGATCCGCGAAGCGCTGCCTGATGACGTGATCAGCCTGTTCGTGCTGCCCCCCTCGATCGAGGAACTCGAGCGCCGCCTCAATGGCCGCGCCTCCGATGAGGCCGACGAGATCGCGCGCCGCATGCAGGCCGCGCGTGACGAGATCTCGCACTGGAACGAATTCGATCACGTTATCATCAATTCCGACCTCGATCAGGCCATTGCCGAGGCCCGTGCCGTGCTGGTCGCAGCCCGCCTCGAGCGCCACCGGCAGGTGGGGCTGATTGACCTCGTGGCCAGTTTTGGGGTGTGA
- a CDS encoding multidrug effflux MFS transporter, whose translation MPARSRLTPVMPFWMIALLGLLTAIGPLATDMYLPAFPVMDRELVGGHAGSSQVTLAAWFAGLALGQFSMGPISDRLGRRVPLLGGLVFFIIGSVGCALAGGFGLFCLCRFIAALGGAACAVIPRAIVRDVATGAAGARIMSQLMLVFGVMPILAPSLGSLVLSFGHWRWIFWIAVGYGALGLVTVIACLPDTMPPERRIAFSPTGMIGRYAGLVREPVFMSSALINSFSSFVMFAYITSAPMVFEHLLGFTPGQFGLFFGLNAGVFIACAQINGRLVHHIELSRLLDYGIMAAILAASACLALSLAGVAGPAHPLLVCVLVGCITGSLGFIGPNATVLAFTHHGHQAGSASALMGTIQFSLAAGSGFILGHVAFRSPTPLAVVVMGGVCCTVACNIWRHFSARRAAAISAP comes from the coding sequence ATGCCTGCCCGTAGCCGTCTTACCCCCGTCATGCCGTTCTGGATGATTGCCCTGCTCGGGCTACTCACGGCCATCGGGCCGCTGGCTACGGATATGTACCTGCCCGCCTTTCCGGTCATGGATCGTGAACTCGTGGGCGGGCATGCGGGCAGCAGCCAGGTCACGCTGGCCGCATGGTTTGCGGGGCTGGCGCTGGGGCAGTTCAGCATGGGCCCCATTTCCGACCGGCTGGGCCGCAGGGTGCCGCTGCTCGGCGGGCTTGTGTTCTTCATCATCGGCTCGGTGGGGTGCGCGCTGGCCGGGGGCTTCGGGCTGTTCTGCCTGTGCCGGTTCATCGCAGCGCTTGGCGGGGCGGCCTGCGCGGTCATTCCGCGCGCCATCGTGCGCGACGTGGCCACGGGGGCAGCGGGCGCGCGCATCATGTCGCAACTCATGCTGGTGTTTGGCGTCATGCCCATCCTTGCACCCTCGCTGGGCAGCCTCGTGCTCTCGTTCGGGCACTGGCGCTGGATTTTCTGGATTGCGGTGGGCTATGGCGCGCTGGGTCTGGTCACGGTCATTGCATGCCTGCCCGACACCATGCCGCCCGAGCGGCGCATCGCGTTCTCGCCCACCGGCATGATCGGCCGCTACGCAGGCCTGGTGCGTGAGCCGGTGTTCATGTCGAGCGCGCTGATCAACAGTTTCTCTTCCTTTGTCATGTTCGCCTACATCACCTCGGCCCCCATGGTGTTCGAGCACCTGCTGGGCTTTACGCCGGGGCAGTTCGGCTTGTTCTTCGGGCTCAATGCGGGGGTGTTTATCGCCTGTGCGCAGATCAACGGGCGGCTGGTGCACCATATCGAGCTTTCCCGCCTGCTTGATTACGGCATCATGGCTGCGATCCTCGCGGCTTCCGCCTGCCTTGCCCTGTCGCTCGCAGGGGTTGCGGGGCCTGCGCACCCGCTGCTGGTCTGCGTGCTGGTGGGCTGCATTACCGGCAGCCTCGGCTTTATCGGGCCGAACGCCACGGTGCTGGCCTTTACCCATCATGGCCACCAGGCAGGCAGTGCCTCGGCGCTGATGGGCACGATCCAGTTCTCGCTCGCGGCAGGCAGCGGCTTCATTCTGGGCCATGTTGCCTTTCGCAGCCCCACGCCGCTGGCGGTGGTGGTGATGGGGGGCGTGTGCTGCACGGTGGCATGCAACATCTGGCGGCATTTCAGTGCGCGCCGGGCGGCGGCAATATCCGCGCCCTGA